One window of the Zea mays cultivar B73 chromosome 3, Zm-B73-REFERENCE-NAM-5.0, whole genome shotgun sequence genome contains the following:
- the LOC100501815 gene encoding putative cytochrome P450 superfamily protein, with protein MEAADALPWAAQCAGMTVLASSLCLVALALVLLLLRRWPWCSCHVCRAYLTGSWERDFTNLGDWYAHLIRESATGTVHVHVLGCTVTANPANVEYMLKTNFDNFPKGETFATLLGDLLGCGIFNVDGHAWRYQRKMASLELGSVAVRSYAFGIIAREVEARLMPLLAGAADAGAVVDLQDVFRRFAFDTICKISFGLDPGCLEREMPMSKLADAFDTATRLCAMRGAAASPLLWRAKRLLNVGSERELREAIRLVDELAAAVIRERRKLGVASSHDLLSRFMVASAGGDAHPGVDDKYLRDIVVSFLLAGRDTVSSALTTLFMLLSKNPAVVAAMRAEAGDGDGDGDSAPLTYEHLKRLHYTHAVLYENMRLFPPVQFDSKFCAGPDVLPDGIYVSGGTRVMYHPYAMGRMPRIWGADHDAFRPDRWLTGAGGSFVPESLYKYPVFQAGLRVCLGKELAITEMKAVGVAVVRAFDVHVVGDSGSAACAPKFVSGLTASISGGLPVRISRRVRS; from the coding sequence ATGGAAGCAGCTGATGCCTTGCCCTGGGCAGCGCAGTGTGCGGGCATGACCGTCCTCGCCTCCTCCCTCTGCTTGGTGGCGCTGGCCCTGGTGCTCCTGCTCCTTCGGCGCTGGCCGTGGTGCAGCTGCCATGTCTGCCGGGCGTACCTGACGGGGTCGTGGGAGCGGGACTTCACCAACCTCGGTGACTGGTACGCGCACCTCATCCGGGAGTCGGCCACCGGCACCGTCCACGTCCACGTGCTGGGCTGCACCGTCACCGCCAACCCGGCCAACGTGGAGTACATGCTCAAGACCAACTTCGACAACTTCCCCAAGGGCGAGACCTTCGCAACGCTCCTTGGGGACCTCCTCGGCTGCGGCATCTTCAACGTGGACGGCCACGCGTGGCGCTACCAGCGCAAGATGGCCAGCCTGGAGCTCGGCAGCGTGGCCGTGcggtcctacgccttcgggatcatCGCCAGGGAGGTGGAGGCCCGGCTCATGCCGCTCCTCGCCGGCGCCGCCGACGCCGGCGCGGTGGTCGACCTGCAGGACGTGttccgacgcttcgccttcgacaCCATCTGCAAGATCTCCTTCGGCCTCGACCCGGGCTGCCTCGAGCGGGAGATGCCCATGTCCAAGCTCGCCGACGCCTTCGACACCGCCACGCGCCTCTGCGCCATGCGCGGCGCCGCCGCGTCGCCGTTGCTCTGGAGGGCCAAGCGCCTGCTCAACGTCGGCTCGGAGAGGGAGCTCAGGGAGGCCATCCGTCTGGTCGACGAGCTCGCGGCTGCCGTGATCCGGGAGCGCCGCAAGCTGGGCGTCGCCAGCAGCCACGACCTCCTGTCGCGCTTCATGGTGGCCTCGGCCGGCGGCGACGCGCACCCCGGCGTTGACGATAAGTACCTCCGCGACATCGTAGTCAGCTTCCTCCTCGCGGGGCGCGACACCGTGTCCTCGGCGCTCACCACGCTCTTCATGCTCCTGTCCAAGAACCCGGCCGTGGTGGCCGCCATGCGCGCCGAGGCCggggacggcgacggcgacggcgactcAGCGCCGCTCACCTACGAGCACCTCAAGCGCCTGCACTACACCCACGCGGTGCTGTACGAGAACATGCGCCTGTTCCCGCCGGTGCAGTTCGACTCCAAGTTCTGCGCCGGGCCCGACGTGCTCCCCGACGGCATCTACGTGTCCGGCGGCACGCGCGTGATGTACCACCCCTACGCCATGGGCCGGATGCCGCGCATCTGGGGCGCCGACCACGacgcgttccgcccggaccgctgGCTCACGGGCGCCGGCGGTTCCTTCGTCCCCGAGAGCCTGTACAAGTACCCGGTGTTCCAGGCGGGCCTCCGCGTGTGCCTCGGCAAGGAGCTCGCCATCACGGAGATGAAGGCGGTCGGGGTGGCCGTGGTGAGGGCGTTCGACGTCCACGTCGTCGGGGACAgtggcagcgccgcctgcgcgcCAAAGTTCGTGTCGGGGCTCACCGCGTCCATTAGCGGCGGGCTCCCAGTGAGGATTAGTAGAAGAGTTCGAAGCTAG